The nucleotide window CGCGTACTTGAAATATTGCATGCTTGCGCTCACCCCGTGGGTCTGATTACAAAGTCATCCTTAATCGAGCGTGATCTGGATTTGCTCGCGTCTATGGCGGAGCGGCAACAGGCTATGGTGACAATCTCGATGACCACGCTTGATGCCGCGCTCGCGCGTATCTTAGAGCCGCGCGCCGCAGCTCCAGAGCGGCGCTTGCGCACGATGCGGAAATTGGCAGCGGCAGGTATTCCGGTTGCGGTATCGATTGCGCCAGTGATTCCATTTATCACTGAGCCGGAGCTGGAGCGTGTGCTAGCGGCGTGTGCTAACGCAGGCGCGACAAGTGCGAATTATGTTGTGCTACGCTTGCCGTGGGAGGTGGCTCCGCTGTTTCGGCAGTGGCTGGCCACGCATTTTCCAGATCGCGCGCAGCGCGTCATGAACCGTGTGCAAGAGATGCGCGGCGGCAAAGATTATCGCGCGGAGTTCGGTCAGCGTATGCAAGGGGAGGGGCTATGGGCTAATCTGCTGCAGCAGCGCTTTGCAAACGCGGTGCGTCGGCTGGGGCTGAAGCGCCGTCAATATGAGCGCTTAGACAGTTCCTGTTTTATGCAGCCAGTTTTAAAACCGGTCCAGCAGGGCGCTACCACGCAGCTCAGGTTATTTGCTGATGAATAGCCGAGAGTTTGTCAGAATCTGGCTCAAATTCATTAAGATAACGTACCATAACGTATCAGATAACCAATACTTTTCAAACTTCGGCTATAATTGCGCCCTTTGCCCTTCGAACCCCTCTGGATTCGAATATCTCTGGATTTTTAAGGATTCTAATATGGTTATTATCCGCTTAGCGCGTGGTGGCGCAAAGAAACGCCCATTTTATAACATCGTTGTCACGGATTCACGTAACCGCCGCGATGGCCGTTTTATTGAACGCATTGGTTTTTACAATCCGCTCGAAACTAAGGGCGAAAGCCTGCGTTTGGCGCAAGATCGCCTAGCCTATTGGCAAGGAACCGGCGCTCAGTTATCCGCTGCCGTAGCACGCCTTGCTACGCAAGCGGCTAAGCAAGTCGCGGCTTAAGAGTATTTAATTGCTTAGCTCTAAGCTACACTTAAGACGTTTGCCGTAGAGTTTCAGAATGATGAATGTCGCGGTATTGCCTGATGTTATGCCTGATGATTGTGTAGAAATAGGCGTAGTCGGAGGTGCTTATGGCGTGCACGGCTGGGTCAAAATTTACCCTCATGCACAGCGTAATCAAGGCAGCGACGCGCTGTGCAGCGCGCAGCGCTGGTGGCTGGTGAAGCATAACGGCGCTGCCCATGGCGGTAAGCCAGAAGATCAGGCGCTGAGCCCGCGGTGCGTTACAGTGCTGGCGGCTAAAGTACATAGCGGTACCATTGTTGCGCAGCTTGCTGACTGCAGCGAGCGTGAGGCAGCGCAAGCTCTAAAAGGGCTGAGAGTTTTCATTCGGCGTACTGATTTTCCAGCGCTCGCTAGCGATGAATACTATTGGGTAGATTTAATTGGACTTGAGGTCATCAACCAAGCCGGGGTGAGCCTGGGTAAGGTGAGTGACCTGATCGATAACAGCGCCCATGCGGTCCTGTGTATTGCCTACACGGCTTTAAATCAAGCGGGTGCGCAAGTCAAGCATGAGCGGCTGATTCCGTTCGTTGGGGTATATATTCATCAGGTTGATTTAGCGGGCGGCAAAATTTTGGTCGATTGGGACTTGGATTACTAAACTAAAAATCCTTGTTGATAGTCGCGGCTGGCGCAAAACCTGCGTGGATTAGAGGGTGCGATGCAATTTGATGCGGTTACGCTTTTTCCAGAAATGTTTCGCGCTCTCACCGAGTGGGGCGTTATAGGCCGCGCGGCGAAGCAAAAGCGCTATGAGTTGCGCACCTGGAATCCACGTGATTTCACGACGGATCGTCATCGGACAGTGGATGATCGCCCATACGGCGGCGGTCCTGGTATGGTCATGTTGGCGCAGCCGCTGGCGGCCGCGTTGGCGGCTGCTAAAGCGGAGCAGGCTAAAATAGGCGCGACACCTCGCATTATCCTGATGTCGCCGCAAGGTAAGCCGTTAACGCATCTCGACGTGATGCGACTGGCCGCCGAACCTGGCTTAGTGCTTTTATGTGGACGCTACGAAGGCATTGATCAAAGATTGATTGATGCGGAAGTTGATGAAGAAGTCAGTCTGGGTGATTTTGTCTTATCTGGCGGCGAATTGCCTGCGATGGCGCTGATGGATGCCGTGATTCGTCAGTTGCCTGATGTATTAAGTGACGCGCAATCTGCGCTCCAAGATAGCTTCGTGGATGGTTTGCTGGATTGTCCGCATTACACGCGTCCGGAAGAATACAACGGGATGCATGTACCTGAGGTATTATTAGGGGGCAACCATGCGGCCATTAAAAAATGGCGGCGTGAACAAGCACTAGCGGAAACGCTAGCAAAACGGCCTGATTTAATTGCCGCGGCGCGTTTGAAACGAACCTTAACGGAAGCGGATCAAGCCTGGCTGGCGGCGCATGTTGGTTTGCATGCGCCCTAACTTTAGGCTGAGAAACGTGTATTTTATGCTCAATCAAGCGTAAGAGAAACGGTAGGCGGTGCCTTACTTGAGTACGGCACCATTTTTATAGCGTCATCCTCTGCCAAGGCCACCCCTCGATTTGAGGGTGTGCAGACAACGTTGGTAAGATGATTTTAGGAGTAAATCATGCATTTGATTGAACAGCTCGAGCAAGAAGAAATCGAGCGCGTGCTTGCGGGTAAAACGATTCCAGATTTTGCCCCAGGCGATACGGTCGTAGTCAGTGTCAATGTGGTTGAAGGCAGCCGCAAGCGTGTGCAGGCTTATGAAGGTGTGGTGATCGCTAAGCGTAACCGCGGTTTGAATTCATCGTTTATTGTCCGTAAAATTTCATCGGGTGAAGGCGTTGAGCGGACTTTTCAGACTTACTCGCCATTGTTGGCAAGTATCGAGGTAAAGCGCCGCGGTGCAGTGCGTCGCGCAAAATTATATTATCTGCGCGAGCGTTCTGGTAAATCAGCACGTATTAAAGAGAAGCTTACTTTCAAAAATCGCTCTGCTGCCCCGGCAGCCTAAAGCAGCCTTTTAGCTGAGCGGAAAAGCACCCATAGCGCAAAACTTTGGGTGCTTTTTTATTTCATTGCATTTGTAGGATTTAACTCGACAGGCGTGGTTTTTCGCATGACTTTTTTCTCCATATTGTTCGCTCTCATTCTTGAACAGGTCCGCGCATTATCATTGCAAAACCCTGTTTCTACACTGCTGCGCCATCATGCAACGTTGGTCAAACATAGTTTTGATGCAGAAGGTGCAATCAAGCGTAGCGCGCTTGCCTGGCTCGCTGTTGTACTACCCTGGGCGCTTGGGGTGGGTTTGGTTTACTACGTGCTGTATCGTATCCACTTTGTGTTTGCTTTTGCCTGGAATATCGTGGTGGTTTATTTCACTCTCGGCTTTAGGCAATTTAGCCATTATTTTACAGATATTAAGTTTGCTTTAAATAACCATGATATTTTGCGCGCCCGCGAGATCCTGAATCAGTGGACCGGTATCGACACTAGCGCTATGCCAGTGAGTGAAATTGTGCGCCATACATTGAGTCATGCCGTGATTGCCTCTCATCGGCATGTATTTGGCGTTTTCTTCTGGTTTTTAGTCCCGTTTGGACCTGCTGGCGCAGTGTTATATCGGGTGGCGGAATATTTAGCGCGCTTATGGTCTGAGTCTTCTACAGTCCATCAGCGTCATGCGCCGCTTGCCAGGTTTGCGCAACAGGCTTTTTTTATCCTTGATTGGATTCCAGCGCGTTTGACCGCTCTGGGCTTTGCAATTGTGGGTAACTTTGAAGATGCGCTTTATGCCTGGCGCAAAGAAGTGCGGCGGCCGATTGACACAAACGATGAGATTTTGTTAGCTGCAGGTAGTGGCGCTTTAGGCGCTCGCTTAAAAGGCCCCCATGCTGAACCCTCGAGTATAGATCTGCTGGCTAGCGATGAGCCGCCCATGTCGGTAGGTATGGATTGCACGCCAGCGATGTTGCAGTCGGCGATTGGGCTTGGCTGGCGGGCAATGGTTTTGTGGATGGTACTGTTGGTCATGTTAACCATTGCAGTTTGGTTGGGGTGAGGCCCTAAAAAGCCAGCATATGCAAATAGAGTGCGGCTAAATATCTGCGCTCTAGCGCTTTTTTTCGGTGAGCAATTGCATATAAAGCGCATGCCGTGCTGGTGCAATTTCTCCTCTTTCCAACGCTGCCAATACCGCACAATTTGGTTCATGCAGGTGACGACAGTTATAAAAGCGGCAGCCCGCAAGAAATGGCTGGAACTCTACAAATGCGCGCACCAGCGTTTCTTCAGGTAAATGGTGTAAGCCAAATTCCTGGAAGCCGGGTGAATCGATCAATACGCCGCCTTCAGGCAGGGTATAGAGCCGAGTCAGCGTTGTGGTGTGTTTGCCGGTCTTTAACGCAGTCGAAATCTCGCGGGTAGCGGCCTGAGCTTCAGGCACCAGCAAATTCACCAAGGATGATTTACCCATGCCGGATTGGCCTAACAGTAATGTCGCTCGTCCGGCGAGCCGATCTACTAGCTGCTTATGCGTTGCTTGGGGGTGGGCACAAACTGAAGTTTCAAGTACTTCGAAGCCTAACCCGCGATACACATTTAGCCGCGCTCGTGTGTTTGCTAATTGAGCGGTTAAGTCCGTTTTGTTTAATACAATAAGCACCGTGAGTTGATTCGCTTGCGCAGCAACTAGCGCGCGACCCAACAGGTCTTCACTAAAGTAGGGCTCAGTGGCTAGGACAATCAGCAATTGATCAAGGTTAGCGGCTAAATATTTGGTTTTAAATAAATCTGAACGATAAAGTAAATTACGGCGCGGTAAAATTTCGACAATCACCCCTTGATTATTGGAGCGGCGTTCACAAATGACTTTATCGCCAACTGCCGCCTCATTTTTTTTGCCGCGTGGAAATCCTTGTAGTAAACCGCCATGATTTTCTAACTCAATTAAATAATGGCGACCGTAGGCCGCAGTAATCACGCCGTGTTCGAGAGCGTTCATGCTGCCGCCAAGAGTCGTTCGATACGCTGTGCTGCGGGTGGGTGTGAGTAATAAAAAGTGCTATAGATAGGGTCTGGAGTCAAGGTCGAGGCATTATCCTCATAGAGCTTAACCAGCGCACTAACGAGCTCATGAGCATGGGTTTGTTTGGCGGCAAACGCATCGGCCTCAAATTCATGCTGGCGCGAAAGCAAGCTATTCAGCGGACCTAAGAAAAAGAGAAAAACCGGCATAATTAAAAAGAACAAAATAAGTGCTACGCCATGATGGCTGCCCGCAGTGAGCGCGGGCGTTACGCCCAAGCTGCTATAAAACCAGTCGTGCTGCACCAGCCAGCCAAATAATGCCAGTAATCCAAAGCTGACGGCAAAGGTGATGACAAGCCGTTGCATCACATGGCGTCGTTTAAAATGCCCCAATTCATGTGCCAGCACGGCCTCAACTTCATTTTCTGATAAGCGTGCTAGCAAAGTATCGAAAAAAACAATCCGTTTAGCTTTACCAAACCCGGTGAAATACGCATTACCGTGAGCTGAGCGGCGGCTGCCATCCATGACAAATAAGCCGCGCGCGGCAAAGCCACAGCGTTTTAGCAGCGCTTCAATCCGGCTGCGCATGGCTTCATCGCGCAAGGGCTCGAATTGATTAAAAAGGGGAGCGATGAGGGTTGGGTAAATAACCAGCGCGAGCAAACTAAATGTCGCCCAGACGCCCCACGCCCACAGCCACCAAAAACGACCTGCTTGCGCCATCAGCCACAGCACAATAAAAAGCAGCGGCAAGCCAAACAGAGCGCTCAGCGCAAGACCTTTAAGCAAGTCGACAACGAAAAGCGTTTTTGTCATCCGATTAAAACCAAAGCGTTGCTCAATCGAAAAATGCCGAATATAGTCAAAAGGCAAGTCAATTAGGCTAAGGAGTACGAGCACACTGGCAACCAGGGCAATTTGTCCGGCGTAACCCTGGCCGAGCCAAGTTGTAAAGGTTGCGCTTAATGCTTGCAACCCACCGAGTAGGGTGAGCGCAAATAGAACGATTGCACCGGTAACGGTTTCAGCGTTGGCAAGATGGGTGCGCGCCACGGTATAGTCAGCTGCGCGCTGATGGGCTGTCAGTGAAATCGTTGGATCGAACTGCACAGGAACTGCACTACGGTGGAATGTGACATAACGAATTTGGCGCGCAGCAAGCCATAATTTCGTACTGACCATCGCAATTAACGCCAGCATAAAAAATATAGTCAGCATATAGAGGCTATCTGTTAGATTGAGTATGAGAAAATAGTAAGTTGAGATTTACGCTGATTGAGCGCTGTTTTGCTAAAAAATATTAAGAACATGATACCAAATTTACCTAACTCCGAGGTTTCTATGAATCTTGCCACGCCCACAGCAAGTCTTGCCCGTAGCGAATTTAACCTGATCTGGCTTGATATGGAAATGACAGGGTTGCACCCTACGACTGACCGTATTCTTGAGATCGCGGTGGTGGTGACCGATTCGAATTTGAATACCTCAATAGAAGGGCCGGTGCTGGCGATTCATCAAACAGATCAAGTGTTAAACGCGATGAATGAGTGGAATCAAAAAACCCATGGCGCGTCAGGTCTGATCGAGCGGGTGCGTGCTTCCGCTCTCGACGAGCAAGAGGCAATCAGACAGCTTAGTGAGTTTATCCAGCGCTATGTACCGCCAGGCAAATCCCCGATGTGCGGTAACTCAATCTGCCAAGATCGTCGTTTTATGGCGCAATGGATGCCTGAGCTTGAGAAGTTTTTTCATTACCGTAACCTGGATGTGAGTACTGTAAAAGAGCTCTGTCGCCGCTGGCAGCCATTGATTTATAAAGGTTTTCATAAACGCGGGCTGCATACAGCGCTAGCCGATATTCATGAATCGATCGCTGAGCTGAAATACTACCGCGAGCACTTTATCCGGTTGTCGGCACCCAATGAGAAACTGTAAAATCAACCCATAGACATTCTTTTATTCTTCACTTCAAATTAAGTTGCATTCAATATGGCCGCTAGAACACATTCTTTTCCGCGTACGCAAGAACAATTAAAAGAAATTGCTTCGGATATTTTGCACCATGCCAAACAGCTTGGAGCCTCTGATGCGACGGTAGGTGTTTCCGAAGGCGATGGTTTATCCGTAACGGTGCGTTGTGGCGAGGTTGAAACGATCGAGCATAACCGTGACAAGGGGGTGAGTGTCTCCGTGTTGATCGGCAAAAAACGCGGTCAGGCGAGTACCTCGGATTTTATGCCGCAGGCTTTGCGCGATACGGTCGCTGCTGCCTATAATATTGCGCGCTTTACGGCTGAGGACGATTGCGCTGGCTTGGCAGATATAGAGTTGCTTGAACCTACGCCACTCGCGCTCGATCTATATCATCCATGGCAACTCAGTGCCGATGAAGCGGCTGCATTCGCGCGTCAAGCCGAGCAAGCTGCCTTTGCTACGGATGCCCGTATCAGTAATTCGGAAGGGGCCAGCGTCTGTGCGCAACATGCACATTCTGTATTGGCGACTAGCCAGGGGTTTTTAGCGGGCTACCCGACTTCCCGTCATTTTATTTCGTGTGCGCCGATTGCGGGTCACGGCCAGCATATGCAACGAGATAGTTGGTATACATCGAAACGTAGCGCATCTGATTTAGCAGCGCCTCAGGAGCTTGGCGCATATGCCGCGCAACGTGCTCTGGCAAGGCTTGGAGCACGTTCATTAAGCACGCGTAAATGCCCAGTATTATTTGACGCGCCCCTCGCCGCCGGGCTGATTGGCGCTTTTGTGCAGGCTGCGAGTGGCGGTGCGCTGTATCGCAACATGACGTTTCTCGTCGATGGCCTTGGCCGTCAGGTTTTTGCGCCTCATATTCGTTTGCTTGAGGATCCTCACCGCCTGCGCGCGATGGGGAGCACGCCGTTTGATGCAGAAGGCGTGCGTACGCGCCCGCGTGAGGTGGTGCACGCAGGGATTATGCAAGGCTACTTTTTATCGAGCTACTCGGCGCGCAAACTGGGGATGCAAACGACCGGTAATGCAGGTGGCTCGCATAATCTTGCCTTGCAAAGCACACTCACGCAGCCCTCTGATGATTTGCCGGCGATGTTAAAAAAACTAGGCACAGGGCTTTTCATTACGGAGTTGATTGGGCACGGCGTGAACTACGTGACCGGAGATTATTCACGCGGTGCGGCAGGGTTTTGGGTAGAGGGGGGGGCAATCCAATATCCGGTTGAAGAAATTACGGTAGCCAGTACCTTGCAGCACATGTTTCAACAGATTGTCGCAATTGGAGCGGATACCTATGTTTATGGCGCTAAGGAGACGGGCTCAGTGTTGCTTGAGCAGATGACGATCGCGGGTTGTTGAGCATAGATATAGAGCCTAAAGCTTGGAAGGGGGCCTTGGAAGATTGGATTCTTAAATCGAAGACATGACCAGAATCTTTAAATTCATATTCGATTTTATAATAAAGCCCATCTTGGTGAAAGGTTGATTCTGCTATTCTGATATAAGGCTCAATGCCGGGCCGGACAGTCATATCTCCATAGTGAACTCCATTTCTGATTAGATCAAATAACGGCTCAGAGTCTCTATTTTTTACTGCTTTCTCAAAGGTATTGAGATCGATAAATATAATTTTTCCATTAATGGGTAAGCGATAGATAAAGTGTACCTCTTGATTAAGAGCGGATTCTTTATTAGAAAATTGGAGTGAAGGGCGTGTTTCTTTTAGCTCAGTTAAGAGCTTCACCTTGTTTTGAACGCCCTCTGGCGTGTCAATTTCGTATGAGGTTTTCCAAAGAGTTGCATAATTTATATTCTCAGGATAGCCTGATGGGTAATAATTAGAATATATATTTCCAAATTCTTCTATGGCAGAATTTTGGGTGATTTCACCAGATTTCCATTTTTTGAAAATCGAGTAATTTTCATTAAATTCGGCTGAAGTTGATTCTTCTTTTAGCATATTAATGATCATTTTTTTTGATTTTTTATCTCTAGCCTGATCGATAAGGCTAAATTCTGAAAATAATGAATTTCCTTCGTCTAGTTTGTTGTCCTTAATATATTCTTCTAAAGAATGAGTATCTCTTTCATTATATTGTGCATGTGCTATTTCATGGGCTAATGCCGGTAGAAGTGCTGCATTGGATAAATAACTGGCTCCAATGGCAATTTCCTTTTCATTTCTTGAGCAATAAGCTTCTTCGTGTGGACTCAATCTGATGGTCCAGCCTTCTTTTTCTAATTTTGCATAAGCTTTTTCTAATCTAGAGAAAGACATAAATAGATGATCTAGTTTAGTTCCTGGAGTAGCAGCGATGATTTGTCCATTCTCGATTTTCCCGGCAATAGTAAAAGTGTACTTGTCATTTTTATTTTTGTTCCGATAAACCTCGAAACGAGGATCTGCTGAGCGCCAAGCGTCTTCTGAGCAAAGAGAGTGCTCCAGACTGTGGCGGCAGTGATTTTTGGTTTGCATTATCTTGATTAAGAATGCATGAGGCGCCATGCCGGCGAGTGCCGCCCATTGTTTAATCGTGGCGCCGCCTTCACCCGTTAATACGTCTTGGAGTCGTTTACGCTCAGGGATTGAATAAGGTTGTTCTGGTACGTGTAGGTCGAGAATTTGGCCGGATTTTTCATCGCGCTGTATATGTAGTTCTAGCATCGTGTCTTCATAACAAAAATTGTAACGATGCCAATTATTATTCTCATTTGAGATTGAACTCCTCATGCCAGATTTACATGCGACACTAACCAAATTATAAATATCTTTGGTATTCTGGATTCCTATTTTAATAAATTCTTCGGATCGATTAAATTCAATAACACGAGCTTGATCTTTAGTTAACCATATGAAATTGTCATTTTGATCGTGCGCACACAACTGCATCTGCTGAGGTTTTAATATGATGCCGGTTTTATTAAAACAATCCTGTGCATATTTTATAAGAGCTGGGTTTGTGAGTGAGAAAGCTGTAGAAATTTCAAAAAAATCATAAGCTTGGCTATAGAGGTCGGCGTAAGTTGGAGAGTTAATCGACGCTTTTATCCGGCCCAATTTTTTTAAAAATTTATTCTCAGAAAATTTTGCATAGTTTATTTTTTCAAAATCGATAGGGGCGTGTTTATCTAATCTATTTTTCCAAATATCTTTACCATATAAATGCAAAATCTCATCACGTATTTTGAATGCATTTTTAATGCCGTGCATTTCTCGATTTAAATGGCTTTCTATAAATTCTTCTCGGCTTTCAATCGAGATAGGTTGAGTGTCACTGGCGTGGCCTACTTCATAAGCTAAGCTAAATAAATAAGAATATGGATCTTTGGTAAAGAGTGAAGTTGAAGTTTGGCCAAATGAGAATGAATTCATTGGCATAATGCTATTGGCCTGAACATAAGGATCAATTACGATTTCTTTATTCGGCCGATCCAAGTAGACATTTTTTGTGCTTAGTTTACCTACCTTGATTTGCCAGCCGTGGTTTTCCAAGCAGATTATTTGCTGATGTAAGGCAGGGCTCATATTCTTGATGGAATTTAGAACGTCTTGCTCCGGAATTTGAGTGGGAAATAAGGATAAAGAACCAGGGGAGTGAGCTGCATCAATTGGCTCAGCGTTATGGTGGATATTGGTGGAATATAAGTTAGCGCCAACTCTTCGTTTCTTATGATTTTCTAGCAGAGTTTCTGAGTGGAGGCCTAGTGCGGGCGATCTGCTGCGTCTGATTGCACTGTTTTGCTTTGATTCCTGGAT belongs to Mycoavidus sp. B2-EB and includes:
- a CDS encoding PA0069 family radical SAM protein — its product is MSPKPFIAPLIHYKGRGAITHLPGRFEIDQRDPFDDGWSPDDMEAPPLRTEVFSEQAKSILTYNASPDIPFNVSLNPYRGCEHGCIYCFARPTHSYLGLSPGLDFESRLYAKVNAPQLLERELAKPSYQPQPIALGINTDAYQPIERTFCITRRVLEILHACAHPVGLITKSSLIERDLDLLASMAERQQAMVTISMTTLDAALARILEPRAAAPERRLRTMRKLAAAGIPVAVSIAPVIPFITEPELERVLAACANAGATSANYVVLRLPWEVAPLFRQWLATHFPDRAQRVMNRVQEMRGGKDYRAEFGQRMQGEGLWANLLQQRFANAVRRLGLKRRQYERLDSSCFMQPVLKPVQQGATTQLRLFADE
- the rpsP gene encoding 30S ribosomal protein S16; amino-acid sequence: MVIIRLARGGAKKRPFYNIVVTDSRNRRDGRFIERIGFYNPLETKGESLRLAQDRLAYWQGTGAQLSAAVARLATQAAKQVAA
- the rimM gene encoding ribosome maturation factor RimM (Essential for efficient processing of 16S rRNA), with the protein product MMNVAVLPDVMPDDCVEIGVVGGAYGVHGWVKIYPHAQRNQGSDALCSAQRWWLVKHNGAAHGGKPEDQALSPRCVTVLAAKVHSGTIVAQLADCSEREAAQALKGLRVFIRRTDFPALASDEYYWVDLIGLEVINQAGVSLGKVSDLIDNSAHAVLCIAYTALNQAGAQVKHERLIPFVGVYIHQVDLAGGKILVDWDLDY
- the trmD gene encoding tRNA (guanosine(37)-N1)-methyltransferase TrmD — its product is MQFDAVTLFPEMFRALTEWGVIGRAAKQKRYELRTWNPRDFTTDRHRTVDDRPYGGGPGMVMLAQPLAAALAAAKAEQAKIGATPRIILMSPQGKPLTHLDVMRLAAEPGLVLLCGRYEGIDQRLIDAEVDEEVSLGDFVLSGGELPAMALMDAVIRQLPDVLSDAQSALQDSFVDGLLDCPHYTRPEEYNGMHVPEVLLGGNHAAIKKWRREQALAETLAKRPDLIAAARLKRTLTEADQAWLAAHVGLHAP
- the rplS gene encoding 50S ribosomal protein L19, with amino-acid sequence MHLIEQLEQEEIERVLAGKTIPDFAPGDTVVVSVNVVEGSRKRVQAYEGVVIAKRNRGLNSSFIVRKISSGEGVERTFQTYSPLLASIEVKRRGAVRRAKLYYLRERSGKSARIKEKLTFKNRSAAPAA
- a CDS encoding CobD/CbiB family protein yields the protein MTFFSILFALILEQVRALSLQNPVSTLLRHHATLVKHSFDAEGAIKRSALAWLAVVLPWALGVGLVYYVLYRIHFVFAFAWNIVVVYFTLGFRQFSHYFTDIKFALNNHDILRAREILNQWTGIDTSAMPVSEIVRHTLSHAVIASHRHVFGVFFWFLVPFGPAGAVLYRVAEYLARLWSESSTVHQRHAPLARFAQQAFFILDWIPARLTALGFAIVGNFEDALYAWRKEVRRPIDTNDEILLAAGSGALGARLKGPHAEPSSIDLLASDEPPMSVGMDCTPAMLQSAIGLGWRAMVLWMVLLVMLTIAVWLG
- the rsgA gene encoding ribosome small subunit-dependent GTPase A, translating into MNALEHGVITAAYGRHYLIELENHGGLLQGFPRGKKNEAAVGDKVICERRSNNQGVIVEILPRRNLLYRSDLFKTKYLAANLDQLLIVLATEPYFSEDLLGRALVAAQANQLTVLIVLNKTDLTAQLANTRARLNVYRGLGFEVLETSVCAHPQATHKQLVDRLAGRATLLLGQSGMGKSSLVNLLVPEAQAATREISTALKTGKHTTTLTRLYTLPEGGVLIDSPGFQEFGLHHLPEETLVRAFVEFQPFLAGCRFYNCRHLHEPNCAVLAALERGEIAPARHALYMQLLTEKKR
- a CDS encoding M48 family metallopeptidase — its product is MLTIFFMLALIAMVSTKLWLAARQIRYVTFHRSAVPVQFDPTISLTAHQRAADYTVARTHLANAETVTGAIVLFALTLLGGLQALSATFTTWLGQGYAGQIALVASVLVLLSLIDLPFDYIRHFSIEQRFGFNRMTKTLFVVDLLKGLALSALFGLPLLFIVLWLMAQAGRFWWLWAWGVWATFSLLALVIYPTLIAPLFNQFEPLRDEAMRSRIEALLKRCGFAARGLFVMDGSRRSAHGNAYFTGFGKAKRIVFFDTLLARLSENEVEAVLAHELGHFKRRHVMQRLVITFAVSFGLLALFGWLVQHDWFYSSLGVTPALTAGSHHGVALILFFLIMPVFLFFLGPLNSLLSRQHEFEADAFAAKQTHAHELVSALVKLYEDNASTLTPDPIYSTFYYSHPPAAQRIERLLAAA
- the orn gene encoding oligoribonuclease — encoded protein: MNLATPTASLARSEFNLIWLDMEMTGLHPTTDRILEIAVVVTDSNLNTSIEGPVLAIHQTDQVLNAMNEWNQKTHGASGLIERVRASALDEQEAIRQLSEFIQRYVPPGKSPMCGNSICQDRRFMAQWMPELEKFFHYRNLDVSTVKELCRRWQPLIYKGFHKRGLHTALADIHESIAELKYYREHFIRLSAPNEKL
- the pmbA gene encoding metalloprotease PmbA — translated: MAARTHSFPRTQEQLKEIASDILHHAKQLGASDATVGVSEGDGLSVTVRCGEVETIEHNRDKGVSVSVLIGKKRGQASTSDFMPQALRDTVAAAYNIARFTAEDDCAGLADIELLEPTPLALDLYHPWQLSADEAAAFARQAEQAAFATDARISNSEGASVCAQHAHSVLATSQGFLAGYPTSRHFISCAPIAGHGQHMQRDSWYTSKRSASDLAAPQELGAYAAQRALARLGARSLSTRKCPVLFDAPLAAGLIGAFVQAASGGALYRNMTFLVDGLGRQVFAPHIRLLEDPHRLRAMGSTPFDAEGVRTRPREVVHAGIMQGYFLSSYSARKLGMQTTGNAGGSHNLALQSTLTQPSDDLPAMLKKLGTGLFITELIGHGVNYVTGDYSRGAAGFWVEGGAIQYPVEEITVASTLQHMFQQIVAIGADTYVYGAKETGSVLLEQMTIAGC